A window of Ignavibacteriales bacterium contains these coding sequences:
- a CDS encoding pyridoxal phosphate-dependent aminotransferase: protein MPISKRINKIGASPTMKIAAEAKQMQSRGENVIDLSVGEPDFPTPQNVKEAAKRAIDNNQTHYTLNNGTIELRTAISQKLKKENGLDYSTNDIIVSTGAKQSLYNAIQSLVHDDDEVIFSSPYYVSYPEMVTLAHGHSVIIPTNEKTEFNLTPEQLERAITTKTKVLILSYPTNPTGSCYTKKELEAFAEIVERNNLYVICDDVYENIIYDDNKFVCFAALNENIKNRTVVVNSFSKSYAMTGWRLGYAAGSEEIIKAMNKIQSHSTSNASSISQAAALEALNGPQDFIEMMRKEYEQRRDFIFEQIISIKGITCFKPKGAFYLFPNLKYYFGKSTSVFRIEHSFDLAMYLLYEAKVATVPGSAFGAEGYLRLSYATSMENLKEGAERIKEALARLQ, encoded by the coding sequence ATGCCCATATCAAAACGCATAAATAAAATTGGTGCTTCGCCAACTATGAAGATAGCCGCCGAAGCAAAGCAGATGCAATCCCGTGGTGAAAATGTTATTGATCTTTCAGTTGGAGAACCGGATTTTCCTACACCGCAAAATGTTAAAGAAGCAGCAAAGCGTGCTATTGATAACAATCAAACCCACTACACGCTCAATAATGGAACGATAGAACTGAGAACCGCTATTTCTCAAAAATTGAAAAAAGAAAACGGATTAGATTATTCAACGAATGATATTATTGTTTCCACAGGCGCAAAACAAAGTCTTTATAATGCAATTCAATCTCTTGTTCATGATGACGATGAGGTTATTTTTTCTTCACCATATTATGTTTCTTATCCGGAGATGGTAACTTTAGCGCACGGTCATTCTGTAATAATTCCAACAAATGAAAAAACAGAATTTAACTTAACACCGGAACAGTTGGAAAGAGCGATTACTACAAAGACAAAAGTCCTGATACTTTCTTATCCTACTAACCCGACCGGCTCATGTTATACCAAAAAAGAGTTGGAAGCGTTTGCAGAAATTGTTGAAAGAAATAATCTCTACGTTATTTGCGATGATGTTTATGAGAACATAATTTATGACGATAATAAATTTGTGTGCTTTGCTGCACTAAATGAAAATATTAAAAACAGAACGGTTGTTGTTAATAGTTTTTCAAAATCTTATGCAATGACAGGCTGGCGACTCGGCTATGCTGCCGGATCCGAAGAAATCATAAAAGCAATGAACAAGATTCAAAGTCACAGCACATCGAACGCATCATCAATTTCTCAAGCTGCTGCTCTTGAAGCATTAAATGGACCGCAGGATTTTATTGAGATGATGAGAAAGGAATATGAACAGAGAAGAGATTTTATTTTTGAACAAATTATTTCCATCAAAGGTATTACATGTTTCAAACCGAAAGGAGCTTTTTATCTCTTCCCAAACCTCAAATATTATTTCGGAAAATCAACTTCGGTATTTAGGATTGAACATTCATTTGATCTAGCTATGTATTTGCTTTATGAAGCAAAAGTTGCAACAGTTCCGGGCAGCGCATTTGGTGCCGAAGGTTATTTGAGATTATCTTATGCAACGTCTATGGAAAATTTAAAAGAAGGTGCTGAAAGAATTAAAGAAGCGTTGGCAAGACTACAATAG
- a CDS encoding tetratricopeptide repeat protein, producing MSFSEDYLDDNYDSYCDEEEVKSKIKICREHIDNEHTFAHLDFIEEVIQHCLEYDLIEDGLYLTNALLKAVPYNSDAWQFKGILLNNTFNFEEAYHCFDKSLSLNPNDVETYINKSIAEDNLGMFEDAVASLKRALEIEPHNEETLFSLGVIYQKKEKYTEAIEYFNKAIAADQEYLEAWYELGFCFENIDQLDKALFAYDKYLEYDPNSFTGWYNKGIVHLRLDQFEKAINCFELSIALKDDFSSSWFNVGYAYSRVARNGDALKSYKKAFDLDPFDETILFNMGQTYEELGSYALAIRSYSESIKLDPEYYEAYLSRGYCYDLVGKYQLALKDFNKAISLTGNPEDAWFAIADLEYSLGNLQESINNYLKATELNPDNFNAWFKLAETYTEVGLWLEGLKSFDECIKINSSHANSFYGKAKINFLLGHTQEAINNLKLAFELDPSIRNEFTRDYPEVKTSKLFIKLLDENKQ from the coding sequence ATGAGTTTTTCTGAAGATTATTTAGACGACAATTATGATTCATATTGTGATGAAGAAGAAGTAAAATCAAAAATAAAAATATGCCGTGAACACATAGATAACGAACATACTTTTGCTCACTTGGATTTTATCGAGGAAGTTATTCAGCACTGTCTTGAATATGATCTTATTGAGGACGGTTTATATCTAACCAATGCGCTGTTGAAAGCTGTTCCATATAATTCTGATGCTTGGCAGTTCAAAGGAATTCTTTTAAACAACACTTTTAATTTTGAAGAAGCATATCACTGCTTTGATAAATCACTTTCTTTGAATCCAAATGATGTTGAAACGTATATCAACAAATCAATCGCTGAAGATAATTTAGGAATGTTCGAAGATGCAGTCGCATCATTGAAAAGAGCATTAGAGATTGAGCCGCATAACGAAGAAACATTGTTTAGTCTTGGTGTTATTTATCAGAAAAAAGAAAAATATACCGAAGCAATCGAATACTTTAATAAAGCAATCGCCGCCGATCAAGAGTATTTAGAGGCCTGGTATGAACTTGGATTTTGTTTTGAAAATATTGATCAGTTGGATAAAGCATTGTTTGCTTACGATAAATATTTAGAATATGATCCTAATAGTTTTACCGGATGGTATAATAAAGGAATTGTTCATCTACGTCTTGATCAATTTGAAAAAGCAATTAATTGTTTTGAACTATCAATCGCTTTGAAAGATGATTTTTCTAGTTCGTGGTTCAATGTAGGTTATGCCTATTCAAGAGTTGCAAGAAATGGCGATGCGCTTAAGTCCTACAAAAAAGCATTTGATCTTGATCCTTTTGATGAAACCATTCTATTTAATATGGGGCAGACTTACGAAGAACTCGGATCGTATGCTCTGGCAATCCGTTCTTATTCAGAATCTATAAAGCTGGATCCCGAATATTACGAAGCATATCTCTCGCGTGGTTATTGTTATGATCTGGTCGGAAAATATCAATTGGCTTTGAAAGATTTTAACAAAGCCATTTCATTAACTGGAAATCCCGAAGATGCATGGTTTGCAATTGCAGATTTGGAATATTCACTTGGCAATCTTCAAGAATCAATCAATAATTATTTGAAAGCTACTGAACTTAATCCGGATAATTTTAATGCTTGGTTTAAATTGGCAGAGACCTATACAGAAGTTGGCCTTTGGCTGGAAGGATTAAAATCTTTCGACGAATGCATCAAAATAAATTCTTCACATGCAAATTCATTTTATGGAAAAGCTAAGATCAATTTTTTATTGGGGCATACTCAGGAAGCAATCAATAATCTTAAATTAGCTTTTGAGCTTGATCCAAGTATAAGAAACGAGTTTACGAGAGATTATCCTGAAGTGAAAACTTCAAAACTATTTATCAAATTACTTGATGAAAACAAACAATAA
- the aroE gene encoding shikimate dehydrogenase, which translates to MQSQNKFNHNTKIIGIIGHPVKHSYSPLMQNIAFELTGQNYIYLPFDVPANSLKDALKGIVALGINGFNVTLPLKEKILPLLKDVAEEVNIIGAVNCVTNEDGILRGYNTDVAGVVESLNPFKDEIAGAKVSVIGAGGAARSVIYALIRNFKVGHINIINRTEQTAESLKEFFSVKMIFNNFKAFPLFPSDLVETFRDSKLIINTTSMGMYPEIDDSATTIKESFMKGQIVFDIVYNPVKTKLLKLAESQGSTVITGLKMLVEQGAKSYELWCGEKMPVEKVYRALESYLMS; encoded by the coding sequence ATGCAATCTCAAAATAAATTTAATCACAATACGAAAATTATCGGTATAATAGGTCATCCTGTAAAACACTCTTACTCGCCGCTAATGCAAAACATTGCATTCGAATTGACAGGACAAAACTATATATATCTTCCTTTTGATGTTCCGGCAAACTCATTAAAAGATGCTCTTAAAGGAATTGTTGCGCTTGGAATAAATGGGTTCAATGTTACACTTCCGTTGAAAGAAAAAATTCTTCCATTGTTAAAAGACGTAGCTGAAGAAGTAAATATTATTGGTGCGGTAAATTGTGTAACTAATGAAGATGGAATTTTGCGAGGATATAATACCGATGTTGCCGGAGTGGTTGAATCGTTAAATCCTTTTAAGGATGAAATTGCAGGAGCGAAAGTATCTGTAATTGGTGCAGGGGGAGCGGCGCGCAGTGTTATTTATGCTCTCATCCGTAATTTTAAAGTTGGTCATATTAATATTATCAACCGAACCGAACAAACAGCAGAATCATTAAAAGAGTTTTTTTCCGTAAAAATGATTTTTAATAACTTCAAAGCGTTTCCTCTTTTTCCTTCAGATCTTGTTGAAACTTTCCGCGATTCGAAACTTATTATAAACACAACATCAATGGGCATGTATCCTGAGATAGATGATTCCGCAACAACGATCAAAGAATCATTTATGAAAGGGCAGATTGTTTTTGATATTGTTTATAATCCGGTAAAAACAAAACTGCTTAAGCTTGCCGAAAGTCAAGGTTCTACCGTAATCACGGGATTAAAAATGCTGGTAGAACAAGGGGCCAAGTCTTATGAATTATGGTGCGGAGAGAAAATGCCTGTTGAAAAAGTTTACCGTGCTCTTGAATCATATCTAATGAGTTGA